One genomic region from Thermoleptolyngbya sichuanensis A183 encodes:
- a CDS encoding PAP/fibrillin family protein, producing MTLGKAELLQAIAGKNRGLLASEADNLAILAAVARLEEFNPTPRPLEAAEKLDGNWRLLYTTSTELLGIGRFPVLTLGQIYQCIRVKTQQVFNIAEVTSLPLLEGLVSVAARFEPVSDRRVDVGFERGIFGLQRLIGYRNPSQFIQDIQSGKRFAAADFRIDPGNRKGWLDITYLDDDLRIGRGNEGSVFVLTRV from the coding sequence ATGACCCTCGGCAAAGCGGAACTCTTGCAGGCGATCGCTGGAAAAAATCGGGGCTTGTTGGCCTCCGAAGCCGACAACCTGGCGATCCTGGCGGCAGTGGCTCGACTGGAAGAATTTAACCCCACGCCGCGACCGCTCGAAGCCGCAGAAAAGCTCGACGGCAACTGGCGCTTGCTTTACACTACCAGCACTGAACTGTTGGGCATTGGGCGCTTCCCCGTCCTAACGCTGGGGCAAATTTATCAGTGCATCCGCGTCAAGACGCAGCAGGTGTTTAACATTGCCGAAGTCACCAGTCTGCCGCTGCTGGAGGGCTTGGTCAGTGTTGCGGCGCGGTTTGAGCCTGTGAGCGATCGCCGCGTGGATGTGGGCTTTGAGCGGGGCATCTTTGGGCTACAGCGGCTAATCGGCTATCGCAACCCCAGCCAGTTCATTCAGGACATCCAGAGCGGCAAACGCTTCGCCGCCGCCGATTTTCGGATAGACCCCGGCAATCGCAAAGGCTGGTTGGACATTACCTACCTAGACGACGACCTGCGGATTGGGCGGGGCAACGAGGGCAGTGTGTTTGTGCTGACCCGAGTTTAG
- a CDS encoding DUF3134 domain-containing protein, with the protein MRNPALREIPRNQPAEVIPLQRDASILDWLEGTGRLLARESGDFDFSDDEEEINELMAGEDNSYDLDDDDDDVLDLDD; encoded by the coding sequence ATGCGTAACCCTGCTCTGCGTGAAATTCCCCGCAACCAACCGGCCGAAGTGATTCCCCTCCAGCGCGATGCGTCTATTTTGGACTGGCTGGAAGGAACAGGGCGGCTGCTGGCTCGCGAAAGCGGCGACTTCGACTTCTCAGACGACGAAGAAGAAATTAACGAGCTGATGGCGGGCGAAGACAACAGCTACGACCTGGATGATGATGACGACGACGTGCTAGATCTGGACGACTAG